Proteins encoded together in one Penicillium digitatum chromosome 1, complete sequence window:
- a CDS encoding Proteasome regulatory particle subunit (RpnF), putative: MSSKVSPRIQEVRDLVKEDPSKAATSYQKILSEGPGSTEASSRDYEQALIGLGELHRDAKKPQEIADLIKTSRDTFSSFAKAKTAKLVRQLLDLISEIPNTLELQGNVIQSCIEWAIAERRSFLRQALQARLVAIYMQKQSYYDALTLINSLLRELKRLDDKLMLVEVQLLESRVYHALGNQAKARAALTAARTSAASVYTPPNLQAGLDMQSGMLHAEDKDFTTSYSYFIEALEGYSSLDEVDLATATLQYMLLCKIMLNLVDDVTQLQGSKQAQKYASPRLEAMKAVARAHANRSLEDYEKALSDYRYELGSDVFIRNHLRRLYDAMLEQNLIKVIEPFSRVELEHIAKMVGLDTQQVERKLSQMILDKVIIGVLDQGSGCLIVYDETERDQAYDAALETIEKLGNVVEGLYTNQASLLE, translated from the exons ATGTCATCTAAGGTCTCGCCACGGATCCAAGAAGTCCGAGATCTGGTGAAGGAGGATCCCTCGAAAGCAGCGACCAGTTACCAAAAGATCCTCTCAGAGGGCCCCGGATCTACAGAGGCCTCTTCGCGAGACTATGAACAGGCTTTGATTGGGCTGGGCGAGTTGCATCGGGATGCAAAGAAGCCACAGGAGATCGCGGACCTCATCAAGACTAGCCGCGACACCTTCTCGTCATTTGCCAAAGCGAAGACGGCCAAGCTGG TTCGTCAACTTCTGGACCTGATAAGCGAAATCCCCAACACACTCGAACTCCAAGGCAACGTTATCCAATCATGCATAGAATGGGCTATTGCCGAGCGGCGATCTTTCCTTCGCCAGGCCCTTCAAGCTCGACTCGTAGCTATCTATATGCAGAAGCAATCCTATTACGATGCACTCACTCTTATCAACTCTCTTCTCCGTGAGCTGAAGCGCCTGGACGATAAGCTTATGCTGGTGGAAGTACAACTACTTGAGTCGCGTGTGTACCACGCCCTAGGCAACCAGGCCAAGGCACGCGCTGCTCTGACGGCAGCACGGACGTCGGCCGCCTCCGTTTACACGCCGCCGAACCTGCAAGCCGGTCTGGATATGCAGAGCGGCATGCTACACGCTGAAGACAAGGACTTCACTACTTCATACTCCTATTTCATCGAGGCACTTGAGGGGTACAGCTCGCTGGATGAGGTTGACCTGGCCACGGCGACATTGCAGTACATGCTTCTGTGCAAGATCATGCTGAACCTGGTGGATGATGTCACACAGCTGCAAGGCTCGAAACAAGCGCAAAAGTATGCCAGTCCACGCCTAGAGGCAATGAAGGCCGTGGCACGGGCTCATGCCAACCGATCTCTAGAGGACTACGAGAAGGCCCTCTCGGACTACAGATATGAACTGGGCAGTGATGTATTCATCCGGAACCACCTCCGTCGTCTTTACGATGCCATGCTGGAACAGAACTTGATCAAGGTCATTGAGCCCTTCAGTCGAGTCGAGCTTGAACACATTGCGAAGATGGTGGGCTTGGACACACAGCAGGTCGAAAGGAAGTTGTCTCAAATGATCTTGGACAAGGTGATCATCGGTGTGTTGGATCAGGGCTCGGGGTGTCTGATTGTGTACGATGAGACGGAACGGGACCAGGCTTACGATGCCGCACTGGAAACAATCGAAAAGCTCGGCAACGTGGTGGAAGGTCTGTATACTAATCAGGCATCTCTTCTGGAATAG